Within Candidatus Eremiobacterota bacterium, the genomic segment CATCCCCTGCGAGGCGGCCACCTGGGTCACATCGAAAAGTGAGGCATCCTGGAGGATCAGCTCCTTGATCTCGTAGCTCATGATAAGGAGCTCAAAGAGACCCACCCTTCCCGAGTAGCCTGTATTGCTGCACTTGGGGCATCCCTTCCCTTTCCTTATGTCGGCGGGGTCGTAGGTGATGGCGTACTTCTCAAAGGCATTGTAGAGGCGCGTGGAATAGGTGAAGTGCTCGCTGCATTGGGGGCAGTTCTGGCGAACAAGGCGCTGGGCCAGCGTGGCAAGGCATGTGGAGGTGATAAGGCGTGGGTCCACGCTCAGGTCCTTAAGGCGGGTGATGGTCGTCACCGCGTCGTTGGCATGGATTGACGAGAGGACCAGGTGGCCCGTCAGGGAGGCCTCCACCGCCATGGAGGCCGTGGCCTCGTCGCGGATTTCCCCCACCATGATGATGTCGGGATCGTGGCGGAGGAAGACTCTCAGGGCCTCGTCAAAGGTGAAGTTCTTGGCGGCATTGGTCTGTGCCTGCACGGCGCCTTCGATGGAATACTCAATGGGGTCCTCGATGGTGAGGGTCTTGCGCTGGGGGTTGTTGATGATCTGCATCACGCTGTAAAGGGTGGTGGTTTTTCCGCTCCCCGTGGGGCCCGACACAAGGATGATCCCGTAGGGGCTCTCGATGACCTTCGCAAAGCGATCAAGGTCCTTGTGCTCGAAGCCGAGCCTGTCCAGCGAGAATGACCCGATCTCCCGGTAATGGATCCTCACTACGACGCTTTCGCCGTGCATCGACGGGATGATGGAGATGCGCAGGTCAAGGTCCCTGTCGGGGATATAGATCCTGCCGTCCTGGGGCTTTTCACGCTCATCCAGGCGCATGTCCTTTCCCGATGCCCCCGAGCGGTTCTTGATGATATTGACGATGGCATGGAGGAGCTGCTTGGTGCGCCCCTCCCTGTCGAGGATCACATCTATCTCCCGGTCTTCCTGGAGAATGCCGTCTATGCGGTACCGCACCCTCATCCCTGTCTTGCTGGGCTCAATATGGATGTCACTGGCAGAGAGCTCGAGCCCTTTCCTGAAAATGGCGTCCACAATGGGACGGAAGGTCATGAGGGCCTCATTCCCCGCGTCTTCAAAGATGCGGGGGCCTTTGATACGGTCCGCAGGCTCCGGTTCCTTCGTCTGTTCCTCGGGCTTCTCCTCGGTGAAGAAGAGCTCCAGGTCCTGGGCAAGGCAGAGATAGCGGGCTTTAATCTGGCACCCAGTCATATCCTCTATGCTGTGGATGGTCATATCGTCAACGGGATTCACCATGGCGATGGCAATGGTGTTTTCCCGTTTCTGGAGACAGATGGCGCCGAGCTTTTTCACGTATTCCCTCGGGATGAAGTCGGTGGCTTCCTTTTCAAAGTCCTGCCGGTTCTTCACTATGTCGATGGCTTTGAAGCGCTTTCCGAACTCCTCTTCCCTGGCCTTGAGAATGACCTCCCTGTCGAGGTACTCCAGCAGGACTTTTTCCAGGGGGAGCCCCCCTTCCTCCATCTTCTTCCTTATGGACACCGCCTCGGCGTTGCTCAGGATCTCGCGGCGCATCAGGATGAGGATGAGGGGGGGAAACTCATATTCAGGCTTGGAGCCGATTTTTTTCATCATGGCGTGATCCTCCCGTACACATACTATTCTATGGCTCCGGGGTTATTCCTCGAGCCTGCCGCAAAGGAGGCGAAAAAGTTACAAATTGTTAATCTCAAGAGGGGATCGGGGCGGGTCTTCGCTGTGGTATAATTAAACTGCAGTGTTTATAGCCATATACAGAGCATATTGGGAGAGGAGCGCATGATGGACCACACGATATCACCTGTCACCCCGAACCTTGCTCACCAGGCAGGACTCCCCCCCGCGGCCCTTCAAGGCAGTGAAGAAGCGCCTTCCCCGCAGGACGCTTATGAGCCGGGAGCACCGCCGCAGAAGCCCCCCCATGGCTCTCCCGGGGCTCCTGAAGGCAAGGAGAAGGAATATGTCTTTCTCACGTACCTCGACGGGAGCAACAATCTTGAAGAGTATATCCTTGACGACCTCAAGGAGATGGAGAGCGTCCCCGCCTCGGAGCACTACTCGGTGGCTGCCCAGTTTTCCCGTTACCACACCTCGACGCTCACGGCGGCCTTTCTTGGCGAGGCTCTTTCCCAGGGATTCAGGAGCAGTGAATTCAGGGAGAACCTCCAGGAGATTGTCGGCGATCCCTCCCTTATTGAAAAATACGGCGAGCTCCTTAAGGACAGCTCGATGTGCCAGCGGATAGCCACGGTCCTTCTCAGGAAAAACCCGGCCCTCCAGGATCGGCTTGACCGCATCGCGGAAAGGAGCGTCCGTGAGGCTGCCGCCGAGCAGAAGCCCCTCAAGGAGGTCATTGCGGAGACCACCAGCGAGATGCTGGGGCAGATCGCCACGCAGGAAAAGGACCGCAGGAACGCGCAGGCCCTCGCGGGACAGGGATCGATCTCGACGATGAGCCAGGGCGGAATGGATCTCCCCTCCCTCCTCGGTGACGTGCTGGCGGCTACAGGCGATCTGATCAAGAA encodes:
- a CDS encoding GspE/PulE family protein — protein: MMKKIGSKPEYEFPPLILILMRREILSNAEAVSIRKKMEEGGLPLEKVLLEYLDREVILKAREEEFGKRFKAIDIVKNRQDFEKEATDFIPREYVKKLGAICLQKRENTIAIAMVNPVDDMTIHSIEDMTGCQIKARYLCLAQDLELFFTEEKPEEQTKEPEPADRIKGPRIFEDAGNEALMTFRPIVDAIFRKGLELSASDIHIEPSKTGMRVRYRIDGILQEDREIDVILDREGRTKQLLHAIVNIIKNRSGASGKDMRLDEREKPQDGRIYIPDRDLDLRISIIPSMHGESVVVRIHYREIGSFSLDRLGFEHKDLDRFAKVIESPYGIILVSGPTGSGKTTTLYSVMQIINNPQRKTLTIEDPIEYSIEGAVQAQTNAAKNFTFDEALRVFLRHDPDIIMVGEIRDEATASMAVEASLTGHLVLSSIHANDAVTTITRLKDLSVDPRLITSTCLATLAQRLVRQNCPQCSEHFTYSTRLYNAFEKYAITYDPADIRKGKGCPKCSNTGYSGRVGLFELLIMSYEIKELILQDASLFDVTQVAASQGMKSLIEAALLKVARGVTSEEEIWRVTLAQQSA